In Salmo trutta chromosome 16, fSalTru1.1, whole genome shotgun sequence, a genomic segment contains:
- the LOC115150262 gene encoding transmembrane protein 82, translating to MINKYLRGSCQSEKNEKMSMSPSNWLAWIPVWLPFDSNPFDCVLQGLVGACGISVFYNLMRVHLLLQSISGSECNGDSKDKERSESSPAAGNKPLGGHGLSGVLQFWFLTGLLSLVGPRVSSLVVLEFSLRAVAAWITAGPDVLPGSTKLMLVQCQFSLGCALSCSLHFLQEGAPHRSLSLLLAAGLSWLLAGHCHLLWGHVSRLYHLHSSQRYCGVCITLLNSGHSLLPSLQRAVLLAFAVAGVAGLATVHHHFLSEAESLRFWTPLTICYTLLVVYVQEERNRRPGSEALLQTVALRLGALLVLMLMVGRWTDMLHILITFLGEFVCLLPSQDLLRALPQVEAEEDIPSRSARHSSSTQQQHMSPRRSLCSMSSDRDTQRVYQAAEYHNTDQSLFHSTSDREK from the exons ATGATTAACAAATACTTGCGCGGATCGTGCCAGTCAGAAAAAAACGAAAAAATGTCAATGTCTCCCTCAAACTGGCTAGCGTGGATTCCGGTGTGGCTGCCATTCGACTCCAACCCTTTTGATTGTGTATTGCAAG GTCTGGTTGGTGCATGTGGAATTTCAGTGTTCTATAATCTCATGAGAGTTCACCTACTCCTTCAGTCGATCAG TGGTTCTGAATGTAATGGGGACAGTAAAGACAAGGAAAGGTCAGAGTCTTCGCCTGCAGCAGGGAACAAGCCATTGGGGGGACATGGGTTGAGTGGTGTGCTGCAGTTTTGGTTCCTGACTGGCCTCCTGTCTCTGGTCGGCCCCCGGGTCTCCTCCCTAGTGGTCCTGGAGTTCTCCCTCAGGGCTGTCGCTGCCTGGATCACTGCAGGACcg gatGTTCTCCCAGGCAGCACCAAGCTCATGCTGGTCCAGTGCCAGTTTTCTCTGGGCTGTGCTCTGAGCTGCAGTCTCCACTTCCTCCAGGAGGGGGCTCCCCATCGCTCCCTCAGCCTCCTGCTGGCGGCTGGCCTCAGCTGGCTGCTGGCGGGTCACTGCCACCTTCTCTGGGGCCACGTCTCCAGGCTCTACCACCTACACAGCTCCCAGCGCTACTGTGGGGTCTGCATCACCCTCCTGAACTCCGGCCACTCCCTGCTCCCCTCGCTGCAGAGAGCCGTGCTCCTGGCCTTTGCCGTGGCCGGCGTGGCCGGCCTCGCCACCGTGCACCACCACTTCCTGTCCGAGGCGGAGTCTCTGAGGTTCTGGACACCACTGACCATCTGCTACACCCTGTTGGTGGTTTACGTCCAAG AGGAGCGGAATCGACGCCCTGGTAGTGAGGCCTTGCTGCAGACTGTGGCTTTGCGTCTGGGAGCCCTGCTGGTGCTCATGCTGATGGTGGGCCGCTGGACCGACATGCTCCACATCCTCATCACCTTCCTGGGGGAATTTGTCTGTCTGTTGCCTTCTCAGGACCTCCTCCGAGCCCTGCCCCAG GTGGAAGCAGAAGAAGACATTCCCAGCAGATCTGCCCGGCactccagcagcacacagcagcaGCACATGTCCCCAAGGAGAAGCCTGTGCTCCATGTcatcagacagagacacacagagagtctATCAGGCTGCAGAATACCACAACACAGACCAGTCCCTGTTTCACTCTACCTCAGATAGAGAAAAATAA
- the LOC115150263 gene encoding solute carrier family 25 member 34, with protein sequence MTGTQLLNYPATDSPFRSPNSHSIQLHSVAMTSPIPPLSRAATVTSPQLPLALWPPLDFALGALSCCGACVFTNPLEVVKTRLQLQGELRARGTYQRHYRGVVQALWVVGRTDGLRGLQKGLLAGLLYQGLMNGVRLGFYSYCDAVGVTAAPGGSLMSGAIAGALGAIIASPAYLVKTHLQAQTVEAIAVGHQHNHQGVMSAFANIYWREGMAGLWRGVNGAVPRVMVGSATQLATFSSTKEWVARLQWYSPNSWLVALTAACISGVAVTITMTPFDVISTRLYNQPVDEHHSGRLYQGFSDCLVKVCRTEGLLGLYKGMGPVFFRLCPHTILSMLFWDLMRQRAFQDVQNQS encoded by the exons ATGACCGGTACCCAGCTTCTAAACTACCCTGCCACAGACTCTCCCTTCAGGTCTCCCAACTCCCACTCTATTCAGCTCCATTCAGTTGCCATGACATCCCCAATCCCCCCTCTTTCCCGGGCCGCCACGGTCACCTCGCCGCAGCTCCCTCTGGCCCTGTGGCCCCCGCTGGACTTTGCCTTGGGTGCGTTGTCGTGTTGCGGGGCCTGTGTGTTCACTAACCCCCTGGAGGTGGTGAAGACGCGACTGCAGCTGCAGGGAGAGCTGCGGGCGCGGGGGACCTACCAGCGGCACTACCGCGGGGTGGTCCAGGCCCTATGGGTGGTGGGTAGGACAGACGGGCTCCGCGGGCTGCAGAAGGGACTCTTGGCTGGGCTGTTGTACCAGGGTTTGATGAACGGTGTGAGGCTGGGCTTCTACTCCTACTGTGATGCCGTGGGGGTCACTGCAGCCCCAGGAGGGAGTCTGATGTCAGGAGCCATCGCCGGGGCTCTGGGGGCCATCATCGCCTCTCCTGCCTATCTG GTGAAGACACATCTGCAGGCCCAGACAGTTGAGGCCATCGCAGTGGGTCACCAGCACAACCATCAG GGGGTGATGAGTGCCTTCGCCAATATCTACTGGCGGGAGGGCATGGCGGGGCTGTGGAGGGGTGTGAACGGGGCTGTGCCTCGAGTCATGGTGGGATCTGCCACCCAACTGGCCACCTTCAGCTCCACCAAAGAATGGGTGGCACGCCTGCAG TGGTACAGTCCAAATAGCTGGCTGGTTGCCTTGACAGCTGCCTGTATCAGTGGAGTCGCAGTGACAATCACCATGACCCCGTTTGATGTCATCAGCACCCGCCTCTACAACCAGCCAGTGGATGAGCATCATAGT GGTCGTCTGTACCAGGGCTTCTCAGACTGTCTGGTGAAGGTGTGTCGGACCGAAGGTCTGCTGGGGCTTTATAAAGGCATGGGCCCTGTATTCTTCCGCCTGTGCCCTCACACCATTCTCAGCATGCTCTTCTGGGACCTGATGAGACAGAGAGCCTTCCAGGATGTCCAGAACCAGAGCTGA